The Helicobacter ganmani nucleotide sequence CTTCAGCGGACGCAGAGGGAATCTCCACGCGCAAAGCAACAGAATCGCCCTCTACTAGCATTTCCTTAACAAAGCCAAATGTTACAATATCTTTTTCAAAATTTGGGTAGATTACCTCTTTTAATAAATTAACGAGTTGTTCTTGATTCACACATTTTCCTTTTCTTGATGTTGTTCTACGATTTCTTGTGAAATCTTATAGCTGCAAAATTTTGGTCCGCACATTGAGCAGAATTTCGCATCTTTAAATACCTCTTGTGGCAGACTCTCATCGTGATATTCACGCGCTCTATCTGGGTCAAGGGCAAGTTCAAATTGTCTATTCCAATCAAAATTATACCGCGCATTGCTCATTGCGTCATCTCTGATTCTTGCATTTGTGCGCCCACGCGCAATATCCGCTGCGTGTGCTGCGATTTTATAAGCAATGATTCCCTCACGCACATCTTTTGCATTCGGTAGCCCTAAATGCTCCTTAGGGGTAACATAACATAGCATTGCAACACCTTTCCAAGCGGCAATAGCCGCACCAATGGCTGAAGCGATATGGTCATACCCCGCAGCAATATCTGTAACAAGCGGTCCTAAAACATAAAAAGGTGCCTCGTGGCAAAGCTCCTTTTGCAACTCTACATTGCGTTCAATTTCATTCATTGGCGTATGTCCCGGTCCCTCTATCATCACTTGCACATCTTTTTCGTAAGCTCTTGCGGCTAATTCGCCCATTACTCTTAGCTCTTCAAGCTGGGCTTCATCACTAGAATCCGCTAGACAACCCGGACGCAAGGAATCCCCAAGACTTAAAGAGACATCGTAACGTTGGCAAATATCTAAAATGTCATCAAAGGCTTCATAAAAGGGATTTTGTTTGTGATAATGCAACATCCAAGAAGCCATTAAGCTACCACCACGACTGACAATGCCCATTTTACGTTTGGATAGTTTTGGCATATGTTCTAGGAGGAATCCGCAATGGATTGTGAAATAACTTACGCCTTGCCTTGCCTGTCTCTCCATTACTTCTAGCATAGTGTCAATATCTAGCGCATTAATGTCGTTTTTCACATCGTGTAGAATCTGATAGATTGGCACTGTGCCAATCGGCACACTAGAGCTTTGGATTACTGCTTCTCTGATAGAATCTAAATCTCCCCCTGTGCTTAAATCCATAATCGTATCCGCTCCATATTTAATGGAAATTAGTGTTTTTTGCACTTCCTCTTCAATAGAACTTGCAAGTGCAGAACTACCGATATTAGAATTAATCTTAGTGCGCGTTGCGATTCCAATTCCCATTGGTTCTAAATTCGTGTGATTTATGTTTGCAGGTATTATAAGCCGCCCTTTCTCCACTTCTTTACGCACGATTTCGGGACTTAAATGCTCAAGATTGGCGACATATTCCATTTCTTGCGTGATGACACCCTTTTTTGCATAGCGTAATTGCGTTTTGATTTTATCTTTTTCTCTTGCTTTTATCCATGCTTTTCGCATAGAATCTCCTTTGGAAGTTTGAATTCATCATTAGATTCTAAATCTTTAGTTGTAAAAGATATAAAATATCAAAATAAAAATAAAATTTAGCTTTTTTTGTAGATTTTATGGCAAAAACCTCGCAAATCATTGCAAAATCAAGTGATAATGTTTAGAAATAGAATTTATTTTGCAAGCCAAATTTTAGCGATTTTTTCTAGTTTTTCCACGCTATCACTTGCATAGAAAGTTACTTTTGGAGGATTCTCAAAAGACTTTAAAATATAAGAGTTTTGCAGGTATTCCATAATGGCTTCTCCCGAATGAATGAGCAAGGGGTTGTGATGATAATAATGTGAAATGGAATCTGCAATTAAAGGGAAATGTGTGCAGCCTAAAATAATGGCTTCTGGCGTTTGGGAATAGAGGGTAAAGTAATGTTTCATTGTTGATTTCAAGATTTCACCCTCAAAAATGCCTTCTTCCACAATAGGAACAAAAAGGCTAGTGGCAAGCCCAAAAGTGTTATGATAACCCTCAAATGCTAAAAGCTCACTATAAAGCTTGCTTTGAATCGTCGCTTTTGTGCCTAAAATCAAGATTTTGGAAGCTTTATTGGGGATTTTATTTTTAAGTGCTAAAACTCCCGGCTCAATCACACCAACAATAGGATAGGGTGCAACTGCTTGCATAGCTTTCAAGCCATAAGCACTCACGGTGTTGCAAGCAATAACAAGTAAATCCAAATCAAAAGTTTTAAAAAATTCTAGTGCTTCTAGGGAATATTGTGCAATAGTTTCTGCGCTGCGCACACCATAGGGGACACGTGCAGTATCTCCATAATAGATGATTTCGCTGAAGTTGTGGGAATGGATAAGACTTTTTAGGACACTTATACCCCCTGCGCCGCTATCAAATACACCAATTCTTTGTGGAATCATATTTTAATCTTTTGCATCGTTATTCATCATATTTAAAAATTCTTCATTGTCTTTGGATTTTTGCATTTGGGAATAAAGAAAAGTCAGAGCGTCAATCTCATTATTCATTTGATGAATCGCATTGCGCAATACCCAAACTTTTTGTAATTTGTCGCTACCTAAGAGTAATTCTTCTTTGCGTGTGCCACTTTTTAGAATATCCATTGCGGGATAAATTCTGCGCTCTGCAATATGACGCGCCAAGACAATTTCACTATTTCCTGTGCCTTTAAATTCCTCAAAAATCACTTCGTCCATTCTAGAGCCTGTTTCAATCAGTGCAGTTGCGATAATCGTTAGACTTCCGCCCTGTTCAATATTTCTTGCTGCTCCAAAGAATCGTTTGGGTTTGTGCAAGGCGTTTGCATCAACCCCACCACTAAGCACTTTACCGCTGCTAGGTGTAGCAGTGTTATAAGCTCTTGCAAGACGCGTAATGGAATCTAGTAAAATCACGACATCTTTGCCCATTTCTACCATTCTTTTTGCTTTCTCTACGACAAGTTCTGCTACGCGCGTATGGTTGTTGGCGGGCATATCAAAGGTGGAGCTATAAACTTCACCTTTCACACTTCTTTCCATATCAGTAACTTCCTCTGGACGTTCATCTACGAGTAAGACGATCAATTCTACCTCTGGGTGATTTTGGGTGATTCCATAGGCAAGCTCTTTCATTAGCTCTGTTTTACCCGTTCTTGGAGGTGCGACAATCAATGCACGTTGTCCTTTTCCAATAGGAGCAAATAAATCCAACATTCTACCTGTGATTTTAAAGCTATTGTATTCTAATTTGATTTGTTCGGTTGGAAAGAGAGGCGTAAGATTATCAAAAAGTGGGCGATTTTTCATCTCCTCTGGAGATTGATAATTGATTGCTTCTACCTTTAAAAGGGCATAATATCTTTCTTGGTCTTTTGGAGAGCGAACTTGTCCTGTGATAATATCTCCATTTCTTAGAGTAAATCTACGAATCTGTGTGCTACTTACATAAGCATCATTTTGCGAGCCGGAGAAATTTTCATCAATGGCACGTAAGAATCCATACCCCTCACTTGTAATCTCTAAGATTCCTGTAAATAGGATAAATCCACCCTTGCTAACTTGTGTTTTTAAAATCTCAAAAATCAAATCTTGACGCAAAAATTCTTGTGGATTTTCAATACCCAAAGATTTTGCGATTTCTGCAAGTTTATTAATGGATTTTGCGCGTAAATCTTCAATCGTATAGCCCTCAACGGGTGTATGAGTGCGGGTTTTGTGTTCTTTTTTGTTTGAATTGTTTTCGCTCATTTGTCGCCTTAATTTTGTTTAGGATTCCTTGCAAAGAGGTTTCTTGAAAAATTTAAAAATTGTGGAAAAACGGATGTTAAAATCCCTGAAGTCCTTTATGCAGTTCCTTATAACTTCTCTTTGAATGAAGTGATGAGAAAATTTTAATCTAAAAAGATAAACTTGTCAAGATTTAATGTGTTAAATTTCATTGAAAAACACAAGTTGAAAACTTTGATAACTTGAGATAAAAAGTAGAATCCCAAAAAGAATAAAAACGATTCCACAAATTTTATCAATTTTATCAAAAAATGTGTTGTTGATGAATTTTCTAAAAAATACACCCAGCATAATCACAAGAATAAAAGTAAAAAATAATCCACAGAGCAAGACTAAAAGACTAATCTCTAAATATTGATTCATAAAAGGTGTAATAATAACAGCAAAAAAGAGGATAGCTTTGGGATTGGAGAGATTCAGTAAAAACCCTTTGAGAATAAAATCATAAAAGAAAGTTTTGCTTGTTTGTAAATGTAAATGAAAATCAATGGTATTTTTCGGTTTTCTTAAAAGCGCAAAAGCAACATAAAATAAATAGAATCCACCAATACAGCTTAGGATTCCTTGAGATAACGCACCATTTATCAGATGGGCAAAGCCAAAATAAATCAAACTGATAAAAACAAGCCAACCACAAAAAATGCCAAATAAGCTAGAAAAACCAGCCTTAGTGCCAAAACTAATGGTGTTTCTAAGCACAAACAAAATATCCGGTCCAGGTGTCAAAGCACCAATGAAACCGACAATAAAAAGCGTGCTAAGTTCTAAGATTAGAGATTCCATTAAAAGTAAGGGAAGTTTTTTGGAATCTTTGAGCTACTATCGTGCATAATGAGTGTTTCTAAAACCGCCATACGAATTGCGACACCATTTGTTACTTGTTCTAATATTTTACAGCGTGGGTCTTTTAGCATTGCATCACTAATATCAATATTGCGATGCACAGGTCCGGGGTGTAACAAGATAATATCGCGATTACCAAAAATTTCTTGCGTAATACAATAATCACTTGCATAGTCTTTTAAGCTTGAATATATCGGGCAATCGTGCCGCTCTGTTTGTGTGCGCAAACTCATCACTGCATCAACTTCATCAATGACTTCTTTTAAAAATAAGCAATGGCGCAAGGAAGTTTTCGGAATAAAATGCGGAGGACCTACCAAAATCACTTCCATTCCAAATCTGCCTAAAAGTTCAATGTTGCTATTAGCCACACGCGAATTACGAATATCACCCACAATCGCAATTTTTTTACCCTCTAGGTTGCCCAAATGTTTGCGTAAGGTAAGCAAATCTAAAAGTGCTTGTGTTGGGTGCGCGTGCGCGCCATCGCCTCCATTGATAATAGAGCAAGAAACATATTGAGAAAGAATGTTTGGCACGCCAGAGTTTCTATGTCGGACGATAATTGCGCTTGGATTCATTGCATTGAGATTTGCTGCGGTGTCAAAAAGCGTTTCTCCTTTTGCAGTAGAGCTACGAGAGACATCTAAACGCACCACACTTCCACCTAATCTTTTAGTTGCAACTTCAAAGCTAGAGAGCGTGCGGGTAGAGTTTTCAAAAAAGATTGTAATAATAATATGCCCATTTAAGCTATTTCTAGGTTTAGATTCTAAAAAGCTTTGAGCTAAATCCAAAATTTGTTCCACTTCGTTTTTATTAAAGTCTTTAGTTTCTAAGAGATGTCGCGCCATAATCCAACCTCGCAAGTCTTTATAAAGTCTAAACAATAAAATTATAAATTTATTTTGCTTTAAGTTTCCTTTGCGGTTATATTATTTGGAGTAAGATTATGCTAAAATGCGAAAGTTTTATGAATTTCAAAGGTAATCTTGATGAATATAGCAATGATTGGCACAGGATATGTGGGATTAGTAAGCGGGACTTGTTTTGCCGAAATGGGAAATAGAGTTGTTTGTGTAGATGTGGTAGAATCCAAAATTGCACAACTCAAATCCGGTGAGATTCCTATTTATGAGCCGGGTTTAGAAGAACTTGTAAATAAAAACTATCAAAATGGTAATTTATATTTCACTACTTCCTTACAAGAGGCATTAAAAAATTGTGAAATTGTATTTATCGCAGTAGGCACACCTATGGGTGAAGATGGCAGTGCGGATTTACAATATGTGCTTCAAGCCGCAAAAGAAATTGGCGAAACAATGGAATCGCAACTTATTGTCGTAGATAAATCCACCGTTCCAGTTGGCACTGCACAAAAGGTTCAAGTAACGATTAATGAAGCGCTTAAAGCACGTAAGAAAAAGATTCCATTTGGAGTTGCAAGCAATCCAGAGTTTTTAAAGGAGGGAGATGCGATTAATGATTTTCTTAAGCCAGACCGCGTTGTCATTGGTGCAGAGGAAGAGTGGGTAAAGGAGCGTTTAAAAGAGCTTTACGCTCCTTTTTGCCGTAGTCGCGACAGATTTATTGTAATGGATATTAAAAGCGCAGAGATGACAAAGTATGCAGCAAACGCAATGCTAGCAACGAAAATTAGTTTTATCAATGAGATTGCAAATATTTGCGAGGCGGTGGGCGCAAATGTAAATGATGTTCGTGTTGGAATCGGGAGTGATAAGCGCATAGGATATAATTTTATTTATCCGGGTTGTGGCTATGGGGGGAGTTGTTTTCCAAAAGATGTAAAAGCTTTATCAAGAATTGCATTAGAAAATGGAATGAATCCTAAGGTGATTTGCGCAGTAGAACAAGTCAATTATGAGCAAAAGCGAATCTTGGGTAAAAAAATCGTGCAGCATTTTGGCAATGATTTAAGTGAAAGGCAAATTTGTGTTTGGGGGCTTAGTTTCAAGCCAGAAACAGACGATATGCGTGAGGCAACTTCTATTGTTCTCATTAATGAATTAATTGCACGCGGTGCGGTGGTAAAAGCATATGACCCTAAGGCAATGCAAGAAGCGCAGCAATTTTATCTCAAAGGGATTCCAAATATTTTATATGCCAAAAACAAATATGACGCATTAGAAAATTGTGATTGTCTCGTGCTAGTTACAGAATGGAAAGAGTTTAGAAGTCCGGATTTTTTGGAAATCAAAGAGCGTTTGAAAACACCTATCATTTTTGATGGACGCAATCAATACAATGCCAAAAGACTTAAAGAGCTCGGCTTTACTTATTATGAAATCGGTGTTCAATTATGTGTCTAAAGCATTTGTTGCGATTCTTTTTTGGTGGAATCTTAATCGGTATTTTATTGATTTTGAATGGTTGCACTAAAATGGAATCTTTGAAATCTAAATTAATTCCCTCTAAACCTGAAGAATCTTATATTCAAGCAACACGCAAAAGTGAGCTAGTCTTTGATGAGATTACGCGGATTGTTTTAATTGCGGTGCATTTAAATTCCTATGATGAGAAAAATTATCTACACGAAAATGGAGAAGTATTTTTTGTAGATGTGTATCAAAGCGAGCAGAATTCCTTAGGATTCTTGGAAAACGGCTATCATTTGACTTTAAGCAATGGAGAATCCCCAATAAAAATTACCCGACTGCAAAGCAAAGATTTACAGGGGTTAATGAAGCAAAATGCTATGCGTTGGGGGGAATACTATTTGGTTAAATTTGCGCCGCAAAATAAACGCATACAAGATAGTTTAACACTCGTGTTAAGCCACCCAAAATTTGGTGAAAATTTCTTAAAATTTGGCTTTAAAGGCTTAAGTAAAGAGGATTTAAAAGGAAAGTAATTGCAAGATTTGCAAACTATACAAAAAATACGATTGGATATTGCTTGTGTGAAATTAGGTTTATGTGAATCACGCAACAAGGCACAAAGTCTCATCAAAAAGGGTAAAGTTTGCGTGAATGATAAAGTATGCAAGAGGGTTTCTTGTGAAGTTTCCTCTTGCGATTCCATTTCCTTTTTAGAATCTTTGTGCTTTGTGAGTCGTGCAGGGGAGAAACTGCATTGTTTCTTGGAATCCAATCCCTACTTAAAGCAGAATTTTCATCGGTTGAATGCCCTAGACATAGGCGCAAGCACGGGCGGATTTAGCGAAGTGTTGTTAAGATTAGGTGTGGAATCTCTCGTGTGCGTAGATGTGGGGAGCAATCAGCTGCATAAGAGTTTAAGAGAGAATCCGCGCGTGAGATTCTATGAGCGCACAGATATTCGTAATTTTGCGAGAGAAAATCAAGCATTGCAAACTTTTCCGCTTGTGGTTTGCGATGTTTCTTTTATTTCTATCAAGGATATTTTAAGTGCAATCAAGGCATTAGCAAGTGGGCTTTTGATTTTGCTTTTTAAACCACAATTTGAAGTGGGAGTGGAAGCAAAACGCAATAAAAAGGGCGTGTTAATGGAATCAAAAAGCGCGAAAGTAGCATTAGAGCAGACACTTGCGCTTTTGGAAAATAAGGGCTTTAGGATTCTAGTTTGTGAGGAATCTAAAGTGAGAGGAAAGGAAGGAAATGTTGAGTTTTTTATCGCTTGCCAAACAGCCAAGCCTAGCGCGTAATATCACAAGTCTTGCGCTTGGGAAATTTGATGGAATGCACAGCGCACACCAAGTTCTTTTTGAAAAATTAGGCGATAAAGGCGCGATTTTGTGCATTGAAAACAATCAAGGCGAGTTACTACCTCAAAAATATCGCGCATTTTATGCTTCCTATCCGATTTTTTCACTACCTTTAGAATATGTCCGCAGCAAAAGCGACAAGGAGTTTGTAGAGTTTTTGTTGGAGATTCTGCCTAATTTAGAATGTTTGGTTGTAGGATATGATTTTCGTTTTGGCAAGGAGCGGCATTACTATACTTTTGACTTGCAAAAGAGATTTCAAGGGAGAGTAATTGTGGTTGATGAGGTGTTTTATAAAAAACTCTCTGTGCATAGCGGGTTAATCAAAGAGTTGTTGATTAATGGTAATTTAAAGCAGGCAAACAAACTGCTAGGGCGTCCCTTTGAGATTCGCGGTGGAATCGTGCGGGGGCAGGGGATTGGTGCAAAGGAACTTGTCGCGACCATTAACCTGCAAAACGATGGATTTTTGCTCCCAAAGGAGGGAGTGTATGCGGGGTTTGTGCAATTAGGCGCACAAAGTGCGGAATCCCTAAAATATCCCGCAGTAATTTTCATCGGTAATCGTCTAAGCACGGATAAATCTTTTGCGATTGAGGGGCATTTGCTTGGAATGAAGCTAGAGGTGCAGCAAAAGGAAGCGGGATTCTTTCTTGTGAAATACTTGCGCGAAAACAAGCATTTTGAGCATTTAAGCGAGTTAAAAGAGCAGATTCAGCGAGATATTCAACGGGCTTATAAGGCTTTGAAATGTGAAAATAGAGAATCCAAAGAGAATGTGGAGAATGCAAGCGATACAAATAAGAGATTCCAAAGTCGCAATAAAGTCATAGAATCGCAAACGCCAAAGGAATAAACAATGGATAAGATTTTTACAGAGAATCCTCAAAAACAATTTGAATTTGACGCTAAAGTTGCGGGCGTGTTTGATGATATGGTAAGCCGTTCAATCCCTTATTATAAGGAAGTTTTAGGGCTTTGTGCAGATTTTACGTTAATGTATTTAAAGCCCGATTCTACCTTGCTAGATTTAGGCACAAGCACAGGGGCAATGCTCGTGGAAATAGCTTCTAAGGCGGAGTTTCCGCTGAATCTCTATGGAATAGATAATGCAGAATCTATGTTAGAGATAGCACAGAATAAATTAAGTGCGTATGAAATGTGTGCAAACCTCATCTGTGGCGATATTTTGGAAGTAGATTTTCCTAAAAGTGATGTGGTAATAGCGAATTACACTTTGCAATTTATCCGCCCGCTTCAGCGCGAAAAGTTGGTGCAAAAGATTTATGATTGTCTCAATCCTAAGGGTGTTTTCATCGTCTCTGAAAAGGTAATGGTGGAGCATAAAGAGCTAGATTTTAAGATGATTCAATATTATTTAGCAAACAAAAAGAAGCAGGGATATAGTGATTTTGAGATTGCTAAAAAGCGTGAGGCGTTGGAGAATGTGCTTGTGCCTTATAGTGAGGCAGAGAATCGCGCAATGTTTTTAAACGCGGGATTTTCTTGCGTGGAGACGCTTTTCCGCTGGGTAAATTTTGCGAGTTTTATTGTGATGAAGGGGTAGGAATGGTGAAAGAATATTTTTATTCAAAGGGGAATGAGAATGTTAAACAAAGATGAAATAAAAACCTTGAAAGAAATAGAATCTAAATACTATATGCAACCTATGATTGTAAAAATCAATGTGGATATTTCTACTAAAACATTGAGTTTGCAAGAAATTTTTAATCATCTCTATGGTTATCTTGTAGATTGCAAAGATGAGGTAGGGAATCTCATTCAAAAAAGAATCCAAAAAGGTGAGATTAAAGACGCTTCACAAGCGAGAAAAAGTATCGCTGGAAGTGCGTTTTCAAATCTCATTGTTTGGGTGTTTCTTAAAAATAAAGAACAAGGCAGCATAAAACAGAATATTTTTATTACTTCTAAAATTTCTTCTATTCCACAATGGCAAGATTTATTTTATATCAAAGTAGGAGAGGAGACACAAAAGCCTGATGTAGATTTAGTGATTTATAGTTTAGATTCTAATGCGAAATTGCATAAAAGTTTAATATTATCCCTTAAGACTTCTTTACGAGAGAGAGCTGGACAAACTTATAAGTGGAAGCTTTTAATGGAGATTGCCAACACAGAATCTAGTATTAAAGAAAAATATGATATTTCTTACAATCCTCCCATTTCACCGCTTGTATGTTTCGCTACTGTGAATTTTTATAATGAAATTAATAATCCTCAACATAGAGGAATGTTTAAATTTTTTGATTGTGCTTTTATTGGCAAAAATATACAAACGGGTGATTTTATTAAGCCCTTAAGTTATCTTATTGATTATATTGGCGAGAATCTTCAATGACACTTTTAGAAAAATCTTATCTTAATGCAGGATTTGTATCAGAATACAACCTTAAAGATTCTAAAGAACAATAT carries:
- a CDS encoding aspartate carbamoyltransferase catalytic subunit — its product is MARHLLETKDFNKNEVEQILDLAQSFLESKPRNSLNGHIIITIFFENSTRTLSSFEVATKRLGGSVVRLDVSRSSTAKGETLFDTAANLNAMNPSAIIVRHRNSGVPNILSQYVSCSIINGGDGAHAHPTQALLDLLTLRKHLGNLEGKKIAIVGDIRNSRVANSNIELLGRFGMEVILVGPPHFIPKTSLRHCLFLKEVIDEVDAVMSLRTQTERHDCPIYSSLKDYASDYCITQEIFGNRDIILLHPGPVHRNIDISDAMLKDPRCKILEQVTNGVAIRMAVLETLIMHDSSSKIPKNFPYF
- the thiC gene encoding phosphomethylpyrimidine synthase ThiC, producing MRKAWIKAREKDKIKTQLRYAKKGVITQEMEYVANLEHLSPEIVRKEVEKGRLIIPANINHTNLEPMGIGIATRTKINSNIGSSALASSIEEEVQKTLISIKYGADTIMDLSTGGDLDSIREAVIQSSSVPIGTVPIYQILHDVKNDINALDIDTMLEVMERQARQGVSYFTIHCGFLLEHMPKLSKRKMGIVSRGGSLMASWMLHYHKQNPFYEAFDDILDICQRYDVSLSLGDSLRPGCLADSSDEAQLEELRVMGELAARAYEKDVQVMIEGPGHTPMNEIERNVELQKELCHEAPFYVLGPLVTDIAAGYDHIASAIGAAIAAWKGVAMLCYVTPKEHLGLPNAKDVREGIIAYKIAAHAADIARGRTNARIRDDAMSNARYNFDWNRQFELALDPDRAREYHDESLPQEVFKDAKFCSMCGPKFCSYKISQEIVEQHQEKENV
- the cmoA gene encoding carboxy-S-adenosyl-L-methionine synthase CmoA, whose translation is MDKIFTENPQKQFEFDAKVAGVFDDMVSRSIPYYKEVLGLCADFTLMYLKPDSTLLDLGTSTGAMLVEIASKAEFPLNLYGIDNAESMLEIAQNKLSAYEMCANLICGDILEVDFPKSDVVIANYTLQFIRPLQREKLVQKIYDCLNPKGVFIVSEKVMVEHKELDFKMIQYYLANKKKQGYSDFEIAKKREALENVLVPYSEAENRAMFLNAGFSCVETLFRWVNFASFIVMKG
- a CDS encoding bifunctional riboflavin kinase/FAD synthetase; the encoded protein is MLSFLSLAKQPSLARNITSLALGKFDGMHSAHQVLFEKLGDKGAILCIENNQGELLPQKYRAFYASYPIFSLPLEYVRSKSDKEFVEFLLEILPNLECLVVGYDFRFGKERHYYTFDLQKRFQGRVIVVDEVFYKKLSVHSGLIKELLINGNLKQANKLLGRPFEIRGGIVRGQGIGAKELVATINLQNDGFLLPKEGVYAGFVQLGAQSAESLKYPAVIFIGNRLSTDKSFAIEGHLLGMKLEVQQKEAGFFLVKYLRENKHFEHLSELKEQIQRDIQRAYKALKCENRESKENVENASDTNKRFQSRNKVIESQTPKE
- a CDS encoding UDP-glucose dehydrogenase family protein — its product is MNIAMIGTGYVGLVSGTCFAEMGNRVVCVDVVESKIAQLKSGEIPIYEPGLEELVNKNYQNGNLYFTTSLQEALKNCEIVFIAVGTPMGEDGSADLQYVLQAAKEIGETMESQLIVVDKSTVPVGTAQKVQVTINEALKARKKKIPFGVASNPEFLKEGDAINDFLKPDRVVIGAEEEWVKERLKELYAPFCRSRDRFIVMDIKSAEMTKYAANAMLATKISFINEIANICEAVGANVNDVRVGIGSDKRIGYNFIYPGCGYGGSCFPKDVKALSRIALENGMNPKVICAVEQVNYEQKRILGKKIVQHFGNDLSERQICVWGLSFKPETDDMREATSIVLINELIARGAVVKAYDPKAMQEAQQFYLKGIPNILYAKNKYDALENCDCLVLVTEWKEFRSPDFLEIKERLKTPIIFDGRNQYNAKRLKELGFTYYEIGVQLCV
- the rho gene encoding transcription termination factor Rho: MSENNSNKKEHKTRTHTPVEGYTIEDLRAKSINKLAEIAKSLGIENPQEFLRQDLIFEILKTQVSKGGFILFTGILEITSEGYGFLRAIDENFSGSQNDAYVSSTQIRRFTLRNGDIITGQVRSPKDQERYYALLKVEAINYQSPEEMKNRPLFDNLTPLFPTEQIKLEYNSFKITGRMLDLFAPIGKGQRALIVAPPRTGKTELMKELAYGITQNHPEVELIVLLVDERPEEVTDMERSVKGEVYSSTFDMPANNHTRVAELVVEKAKRMVEMGKDVVILLDSITRLARAYNTATPSSGKVLSGGVDANALHKPKRFFGAARNIEQGGSLTIIATALIETGSRMDEVIFEEFKGTGNSEIVLARHIAERRIYPAMDILKSGTRKEELLLGSDKLQKVWVLRNAIHQMNNEIDALTFLYSQMQKSKDNEEFLNMMNNDAKD
- a CDS encoding BsaWI family type II restriction enzyme — protein: MLNKDEIKTLKEIESKYYMQPMIVKINVDISTKTLSLQEIFNHLYGYLVDCKDEVGNLIQKRIQKGEIKDASQARKSIAGSAFSNLIVWVFLKNKEQGSIKQNIFITSKISSIPQWQDLFYIKVGEETQKPDVDLVIYSLDSNAKLHKSLILSLKTSLRERAGQTYKWKLLMEIANTESSIKEKYDISYNPPISPLVCFATVNFYNEINNPQHRGMFKFFDCAFIGKNIQTGDFIKPLSYLIDYIGENLQ
- the murI gene encoding glutamate racemase, which gives rise to MIPQRIGVFDSGAGGISVLKSLIHSHNFSEIIYYGDTARVPYGVRSAETIAQYSLEALEFFKTFDLDLLVIACNTVSAYGLKAMQAVAPYPIVGVIEPGVLALKNKIPNKASKILILGTKATIQSKLYSELLAFEGYHNTFGLATSLFVPIVEEGIFEGEILKSTMKHYFTLYSQTPEAIILGCTHFPLIADSISHYYHHNPLLIHSGEAIMEYLQNSYILKSFENPPKVTFYASDSVEKLEKIAKIWLAK
- a CDS encoding LysE family translocator, with the translated sequence MESLILELSTLFIVGFIGALTPGPDILFVLRNTISFGTKAGFSSLFGIFCGWLVFISLIYFGFAHLINGALSQGILSCIGGFYLFYVAFALLRKPKNTIDFHLHLQTSKTFFYDFILKGFLLNLSNPKAILFFAVIITPFMNQYLEISLLVLLCGLFFTFILVIMLGVFFRKFINNTFFDKIDKICGIVFILFGILLFISSYQSFQLVFFNEI
- the tlyA gene encoding 23S rRNA (cytidine-2'-O)-methyltransferase TlyA, whose protein sequence is MQDLQTIQKIRLDIACVKLGLCESRNKAQSLIKKGKVCVNDKVCKRVSCEVSSCDSISFLESLCFVSRAGEKLHCFLESNPYLKQNFHRLNALDIGASTGGFSEVLLRLGVESLVCVDVGSNQLHKSLRENPRVRFYERTDIRNFARENQALQTFPLVVCDVSFISIKDILSAIKALASGLLILLFKPQFEVGVEAKRNKKGVLMESKSAKVALEQTLALLENKGFRILVCEESKVRGKEGNVEFFIACQTAKPSA